The Populus alba chromosome 13, ASM523922v2, whole genome shotgun sequence genome contains the following window.
TTGAAAAGCGAAAGGTAAAGGAAGGAATCTTGAATGTGAAAGGAAAAGGATCACCGTAAACAAGTAAAGCAAAGCTACTGAAACTGGTTTTGAAGAGACCGTCTTGGTTTAAAGATGTCCTTGCACATGAAGTTAAGCAcctttatagtttttcttatcTCCACCTTCTTCCTTTTCCCTCTCCTTTTTCTGCGTCCCCTCATTCACAACCAAGAACCCACTATCCTTGAGATCACCTCTCTTTGATTTCTTCACTCGTTCTCACTATATATCACCTCTCTATAAACCCAAAACACTCCTCTTTTCACACTTTGAAACGGTAACTTACCAACTATTTCTACACCACTACCCCCAATTATGTAACATTGCACACGATCGAGAAAAGAAAACTCACCATCGCATTAATCACTAGCTAGCTAGTGATTTCCTGCTTCAAATCAACCCCGCAAGTAATGGCCACGAAGCAGAAACTAATAGTTGAAGTTGTTGATGCCCGGAACCTCTTACCAAAAGATGGCCATGGAAGCTCGAGTCCATACGTCGTGATCGATTTCTATGGGCAAAGAAAGAGGACGAAATCAGCAATTCGTGACTTGAACCCAACATGGAATGAAACGCTTGAGTTCAATGTTGGTAAGCCATCTAATGTTTTTGGGGATATGCTTGAGCTCGATGTTTACCATGACAAGAATTATGGTCCAACTAGAAGAATCAACCATCTTGGTAGAATTAGATTAAGTTCGAGCCAGTTTGTTAGAAAAGGCGAGGAGGCTTTGATATATTATCCCTTGGAGAAAAAATACTTGTTTAGTTGGACACAAGGTGAGATCGGATTAAGGATCTATTACCAGGATGAAGttacaccaccaccaccacaaccagCAGCAGCACAGGAAGAGGAAGCGAAAGCGGACACGAACCAGGAGTCTTCACCACCACAGCCAACTGCTGAAGCAGCGGCGCCAGCAGAATCTGAAGCAATAAAACCAGCTGAAGCTCAGAAATCTGATGTAGAAACAGGGGCAACGACAGAGTCAAACAAAGAGCAACCTGCTGAAGAGGCAAAGTCCAATGAGGAACCACCAGCTCAAGCTGAAGCAGCggcatcaccaccaccaccttcaGATAATGCACCAGCACCTATTCAAGTTGATAAACCACCAGAATCTGATGTGGCACCATCACCACCTCCACAAGGACCTGTTTGTCAAAACAAGGAGGACCCGTCACCTTCCTCAGCAGCAGTAAATGAGCCTGCTCAAGAAGACGGTGATGGTATCGTCTTTGAGGCAGCATTCAGTAAGTGGGGCCCGGCACCACCAGGACCGTTTCCCGAAATCAAAGTATCAGGAATCAACGCTCCACAGCCCATCATAAGGCCAGTGGCTCCAACCTCGAATTACACACTGGAACCACAGGAAAGTATTTCAATTGAGCGGTCAGCGTTTGATCTGGTTGAAAAGATGCATTACTTGTTTGTTCGGGTAGTGAAGGCTCGGCACCTACCAACCAGTGGGAACCCGGTTGTAAGGATTGAGGTTTCAAACAGCCGCGTACAATCAAAACCCGCCAGGAAAACATCATGCTTCGAGTGGGATCAGACTTTTGCATTTGGCCGCGATGCACCCGACTCCTCCTCCATAGTTGAGATTTCAGTGTGGGACCCACATGACCCTAAATCATCCGAGATGGCAGCGGCGGCGAATTTCCTAGGCGGAATTTGCTTCGATGTGACGGAGATCCCATTGCGGGACCCACCGGACAGCCCACTGGCCCCACAATGGTACAGGCTGGAAGGAGGTGGAGCCTACAGAAGCGATTTGATGCTTGCAACGTGGGTAGGCACACAAGCTGATGATTCATTCCCTGATGCTTGGAAGACCGACACAGCCGGTAACATCAACTCTAGAGCTAAAGTCTACTTGTCTCCAAAGTTATGGTACCTCAGAGCTACTGTATTAGAAGCCCAGGACATTTTTCCGTTGATGCCGTTAAGAGAAACCGCAGTTCAAGTCAAAGCCCAACTAGGTTTCCAAGTGCAAAAAACAAAGACTTCAGTCTCCCGTAACGGCACTCCGTCATGGAACGAGGACCTATTATTTGTTGCAGCGGAGCCATGTAGTGATCAATTGATTTTCACATTAGAAAGCCGGCAACCAAAAGGGCCGGTCTCAATCGGGATGGTGAGGATCCCACTTTCAGCTATCGAGAGACGGGTAGACGACAGGAAAGTGGCGTCTAGGTGGTTCAGCTTGGAAGATCCAAGGAGTGAAAAAGCGGGCTACAGAGGTAGGGTCCAGTTGAGGTTATGT
Protein-coding sequences here:
- the LOC118036440 gene encoding multiple C2 domain and transmembrane region protein 16, with protein sequence MATKQKLIVEVVDARNLLPKDGHGSSSPYVVIDFYGQRKRTKSAIRDLNPTWNETLEFNVGKPSNVFGDMLELDVYHDKNYGPTRRINHLGRIRLSSSQFVRKGEEALIYYPLEKKYLFSWTQGEIGLRIYYQDEVTPPPPQPAAAQEEEAKADTNQESSPPQPTAEAAAPAESEAIKPAEAQKSDVETGATTESNKEQPAEEAKSNEEPPAQAEAAASPPPPSDNAPAPIQVDKPPESDVAPSPPPQGPVCQNKEDPSPSSAAVNEPAQEDGDGIVFEAAFSKWGPAPPGPFPEIKVSGINAPQPIIRPVAPTSNYTLEPQESISIERSAFDLVEKMHYLFVRVVKARHLPTSGNPVVRIEVSNSRVQSKPARKTSCFEWDQTFAFGRDAPDSSSIVEISVWDPHDPKSSEMAAAANFLGGICFDVTEIPLRDPPDSPLAPQWYRLEGGGAYRSDLMLATWVGTQADDSFPDAWKTDTAGNINSRAKVYLSPKLWYLRATVLEAQDIFPLMPLRETAVQVKAQLGFQVQKTKTSVSRNGTPSWNEDLLFVAAEPCSDQLIFTLESRQPKGPVSIGMVRIPLSAIERRVDDRKVASRWFSLEDPRSEKAGYRGRVQLRLCFDGGYHVMDEAAHMTSDYRPTARQLWKQPVGTFELGIIGCKNLSPMKTVDGKGCTDAYCVAKYGPKWVRTRTVCDSLDPKWNEQYTWKVYDPCTVLTIGVFDSSGVYEIDGDKTATRPDFRMGKVRVRLSTLETGKVYRNRFPLILLTNNGVKKMGEMEVAVKFVRATPTLDFLHVYTQPLLPLMHHLKPLGVVQQELLRNTAVKIIATHLSRSEPALRREVVSYMLDVDTHAFSMRKIRANWIRIINVIASVIDIVRWIDDTRVWKNPTSTILVHALLIMLVWFPDLIVPTLAFYVFVIGVWNYRFRSRAPLPHFDPKLSLADTADRDELDEEFDPLPSSRPPEMVRTRYDKLRMLGARVQTVLGDFATQGERLQALVTWRDPRATGIFVGLCFVVAMILYMVPSKMVAMASGFYFFRHPISRDRMPSPALNFFRRLPSLSDRIM